The nucleotide sequence ACTGAAAATGCGGTTACCATGCTAAAAGCAGAACAGAAAGTGATCGACTCAGGGCTGGAGTATGTCATCGTGCGTTTTTCCGGTCTTTTTGGCCCGGACCGGCACCCGGCAAGATTTGTAAACAAGTTAAAGCAAATTAGCAGCTCCGCTCCGGCCAATATGCTTCATCTGGATGATGCCATTGGAGTCAATTGCTTCGCGATAAAAGAACTCAGTGATCAGATCATCAACGCGACCTCTCCCGATACTGTCAGCAAAGCAGAATTTTACCGCGCGGCTGTAGGCACCTACCATGAAGCACTCTCATTACCTCCACTTGCAGACATCCCGGATAAGCGCATATCTGCTGAAAAAATCCGCTCTCTTGGCTATGTCTTCAGATATCCGAATGCAACAGATGGCCTAAAGAAATGTTAGGTTTTCTCAACTGTTAGAAAACTTATTGTGGCATTGTTAATTTCTTGTGATATTTTTCATATTAACTTTCACATTAGTTATGTATACTAACTCAACGTAGAAGGAGTTTGTATGACTGTTGTGGCAAGAGAAACCTATATTAATACCAGAACTCACTGCATGGATTTAAACAGCGCTGATAAAGTGGTCCAGTCGCTTGATTTAAGTGGTTCAGTGATTGATGTCAGCCCTGCATGGCTCGAATTGACCGGATATGAGAGAGAAGAAGTAATTG is from Vibrio sp. JC009 and encodes:
- a CDS encoding NAD(P)H-binding protein; translation: MTNIAIIGCGWVGKPLAHSLIRQGYNVTVSTRSRSSLDKAISSGLAGFICDLSHHCAIDELTTQLRKNRVHVVIGAFPPGFRKGLGGEYATYWSKLVTAAKQAKVTKIIMISSTTVYPSRNATLSETDASLTLAQGNPEFTENAVTMLKAEQKVIDSGLEYVIVRFSGLFGPDRHPARFVNKLKQISSSAPANMLHLDDAIGVNCFAIKELSDQIINATSPDTVSKAEFYRAAVGTYHEALSLPPLADIPDKRISAEKIRSLGYVFRYPNATDGLKKC